attgtgcaagaaaCCCAACtagaaaaaaaatagcccaaaaattaaaattacccataactttctgtttgtagtgtgtgttaaaatgtgagaaaacatcaaattagcagcatttaatattttttatttcatagttttcacacagtatatcagtaagtacatgtttctttgctttaaaaatgaaacacatggtgtccagctgagtggacatttttgcaactttatgaaaaaaagctttgtaaaaaaaaaaaaaaaaaaatgaatcgaattgtttttttaatgcccaaagaggaataaagaaaaaaatcttgattaatgttcacataattcatgcatgaaagggttaaaggtcacaatAATCAAAATCTTATATTACATTTAGCAAGTGAATGCAGCAGTGCAGCGTTAGGTAATAGTAGGCTGGACTTGGCTGAGTATCTAAAGATTCATTCTCTTCCCTTCAGTTGACAAGTTGCAGCTCCTTGGATTCTTGCCTTCTCCCTCCTAAGTgactagtttttatgctggggagcaTTGACTTTTGGGagaagatgttagtctatattttataagtagtgacataaaaactgTTGAAAATGTAAACGGcgattaatatacagtattaatacccaggcgtTCCTGCAGAGTgaaaattgtgaggtacacaggaagcGCAAGGATGAGGTGGGGGGCACAAAAAAACATTATCAATATCTAAACTTTCATAAATAAAGTATTTATTTCAGACAAAGATAATGTAGCTTTATCTAATGGCCCAGTGTGCAGCCAGGCTCGGGTCCCAGCTGGATTCCCTGTGTGGTCaggctgaaatacctctgttATAACTAAACTAATGTATTTCAGTTTAAAGAAAACCGGGCAATTCATGTTGGGTTAAGTTTATATTAAAAGgatgcattatttatttgttttcagatatttcagttgaTTGTCAGTAGTAAAGACAGTCATAATTAACTTGATAATTATTAAGAGAAAATGCTTTAATTTCAGTAATTTCAGgtagggcttttattttgaagtctgtcaAAACAGGAAGTAGGGTAAACGTCCCTATTAAGCCCACGTAACATACAAGTCCACTTGTGACTTCtaagtacaaaaacaaaaaaaacaaaagctacaTCACCATTTTTGCTGGTTCATATTTTTTCTAATGAAGCTGCTTGTTTCATAAATCATACCTTTTACTTTAAGCTAATCAGATTTGTCAATAGgcacttttccaccaaaagcccaggaacttcattaccaggaactttattaccaggaacttatttggggtaaaaaagttcctgaTAATTGTGTTTCCaccgcaccccaaagttcagggtaatttattcagatcaggttgatgatgtatgagggagcagtaacagaacctgtagtccagttcatgtccattcacaaactaacctctagcacaataaaatgacacagtactgtaagtggatgggttgggtttaacattttactggttgctgaatcacttaatccatctggaaaacattttaaatgaagttaaccatcattacatatccttaatcattatttaaaaatggtagaacatgtattttcaacttctcattccttaaactaaatcacatctaaatttatgtgtgatggatggttctgtttcatttctattgttttacagatatagtccaggttcaaccctaaagtcagacagatttactcaaatgcctgcatttaattcgactgcatattactgattaaagcacttatactcatattttgatgccttgtaaatgaacagacagtattaggttcgattttttttttctttttcatttgaaacaaaaggtgcaaaaaaacaaggtgccttgagattaaaagggaaataaacatgtgtgaaaggttcaggcttttggaccagggtctggaccagctggtcctggacagccggtctggaactccacggtcctggtccctttttcgctttcctacaggaaattaaaaaaaatgctaaaatgaataacagaacacatgatgacagattcctaccagtgtgatgtgacatgtgacctgtctgacctgggccgttgtaaacagcagtagatgatggacCAGCGTACAAAcaggcgagtccgtccggtccatttcaggtggaaatcacaatacataaagaataaattggtgttcagctcacggcgacaacgCGAATACATCCATTTCTCTGATTTAggttagtgtcagactgttgaccagttagtattaggttaaccggacttcacctttgactaaacagctgatgttccgCTGACTACTGTtgcagcatggaaccaactaaacagtgaatatttctgtcacaTACacaccattggtttgttcgacagtcggcTCCACTGCGACCGATGTGGTCCTTCAGCAGTAGGGATGAGATCTCACTGTGACCTGCGGCTGCGGCACCGGTGCCTGAGGTGCCactgcactgtaagcctggaatttgtatttactaaaattctttgattacaatgtacttaaatgatttgagctttatgacattactataaaacattaagtatattctactaatttgtattTTGAATATCAAAATAAATAAGTGGAAGGTTGATCAATAATGAAGACATTGTGAAACTGCAAAACTTGTGAGGTATCCTTAATGCAGCACAGAGAGTGGCTGCTTTGTGGAGCAACATGTTTGGCTTCAACCCAATGAAcaaaatgttttatgtttaagAACATCTTTATAGTGTTCACATAATCCTATGAGCAGGAGGACTTACATAAGCCTTTACATGTCCTCAGACGACACAAAGCCGAACTGTTCTAATGTGACTATGGAGGCCACATCCCCCCGTCTCTCCACCTCCAATTCATGTGTATAAAAGTGGAGAGAACTTAACGTTCTtcactgcacttattttttttctgctgagGTCTGACTGGTGCACGGCCTTCAAGCCTGTAAGTATAATGCATGTATATGGACAGAAGGAGTTTAGTGCAGGGatcctgttgttttttgttcaatCTGTGATGTTGAATGTAAGATTAGTATGAGGCTCACTGTGGATAAAAACTGAACTCAGTTTGTGAAATGACTCCAGACAACTGTGCTGCAAAAGTTATTGTTAAAAGTCCAGTCCCTGATGGAGGACTACGTTACCCATGATGCATGTGTTTGACTTGCAGTTCTGCTCACTCATGGTTGCGTATGCTACTTTTCATTTGGTCCAGCAGGGCAGCAGCATCCACGGAGCAGAAATTGACATCCTGTCATAATTCTTTTAATCCTGAGTGTATAAGTACCGTGTGCGTCCTTAAGATGTAAGTAGAATATTTTGCATGAAAGGCGTGTTATTTCTGGGGGTTAGATAGTGAAAAAGCTGTACCTGTGGTTTCATTTGCTAATTCTACAGCTAAGGCCTGCCACAGTGCTCCTCGTCCGCTCCAAAGTAGCTAGTGGATGACTATAATCTGTCAGTAACCTATTATTGAccagtatttgtttttattcactgtttatttaGCTCGTTGTGGCATCTTTTTCCCGTttagttaaagctgcagtatgtaggattgtggccaaaattggtactgcaatcacattcgaaatactgtagaacgtggtatcctctcctcctccccccaggctaggggttgccagatcccgcatgagcatctactactagcgtttcctctaatccttgccaccacaccataaatttcacacaaaaaaatgatcaccagacttattctacatcagtctaatatataacaggccaggacaaacgtcctgcacactcaaatgaaagtttgcgaagattcaggggatagagaaaagggaaatgagcattaggtcggctctcagtggctcttaccagtggtcagactaaggcagggccggcgttgctcttcaaatccttctcctctttcagccatctccatgtttctaagtcatctcctatacatctccttgttttatttctcactttgtcacgatgtatttgggaataataagagtccttttaggtttaataacgtcagacatttgtgatcagaaatgttccagctgcagcccactgggacctggcaacctggatgctgaaaggcttctgactctgcgattagcagacaggtgatgggcggagcatcagaccaaaacacacaatgtcaacataaacatcatttcggggctgacactgagcttttcaactgcacatattctggctggactactactgtcagtgagatcagtatttgaaatgaacatgattccttaatgtctggtgacagtcaaggcaattttacaattacttagaatataattcctacatactgcagctttaattacgGCGTTTAAGCCTATGACCGTAATTGGTGTCAGAGTGCCCTCTGTGGGATTTGCCAGGCTACTGCGGGTCTGTTTATATGGCATTGAGCATACGTGATGTTAGAGTGCCCTCTATGGGATTCACTATGTTACTGCAGGTCTGTTATACTGCATTCCAGTGTAATGTGTATAGCGCTTTGTTACTGATACAGTTCCTTTGTTCCTTGTCTGTTGCagataaccacacacacacacacgcacacacacatttatatactCACACACATATATCCACCAACTCAATCATTCAACCAATACCTGTTCCAGCATCGCTTCCCATGTACCTGCTCCCATTTCTTCAGCCTCATTAAACCTCAGAACTGTACCATTGAAGTTTGTCTGTTCCTTCTGACCGAGGAAGACTCAGTTGAAGAGCAATCCGAATCAACATACATTTAGACGCACACCGTCTATTACAGTTATAGTTGCCTGTGTTCTGGGCTGCAGATAGACAAACAGGAATgtgattttctgtatttttcagaatCATGAGCAGGAACTTTTTGTCCAGAAATGATGAACTCCGCAGGGGTGACTACCTGGTTTCAAACAATGGGGAGTGGAAGGCTGTCTTCCAGGTAATTCTGAGAGTATGCACATGCAAAAAGTTTACTGAAATACATGATAGTTGCATTCATTGTGGGTGCACTCACAGAAGTAGATAAAATTTGGAAATTCATATTATGTAAAAAGtatatctttaacccataaagaaccagacATCCTcaaacgaccaaaaccatcaactgatgtaaatggtttaatacctgttgatccactaatcctatcaatccatgtaaataactggtttaaaatgcattttggatgttcagaggctccgtagtgaacatggaaacactgtaatcttttacagcattgattcaccagtaaaacccatggagtttcataaatgagagtggatggacacaatgggtttgtgttcacttaatgatagatttgacttaaaaagtcactttttcctcagttttttctggtttgatataataactctgagttttcatgaacatttaatttaaatataggaaattacacgtaggaaaataaatgatttacagtgaaaaatggaaaatacagacgataatattataataaatggtgataaatcacttaaaaaaggtcaaactgagagaaaaaatcatttgggaactgacacaaaagtaccactagggctttatgggttaaattgttaaTTGTGAAGTATTTATTTTCATCTGCAGGAGGATGGCAACTTTGTCATCTACGGCTGGAAGCCAGTGTGGGCTTCAGACACTGATGGATCAGATGCAATCCGTCTGTGCATGCAGGCCGACTGCAACCTGGTCATGTACAACAAGAAAGACGAACCCAAGTGGCACACGAACACCGCCTCATCCAGCTGCAACATGTGCCGTCTTACcctgaccaatgagggtaaacTGACGGTGGAGAGAGAATGTGCAGGTCTTTGGGATTCCAGTCAAAGCCGTggcatgaaataaaatcattacaCAAAGCCCTTGAGGGAAAGCTCTGCATGCTCTTTGAATGTCAATGCAACCCAGGCTCAAATAAAGCAACCATTTTTCACAAAtaggccataaggtgaaccacgaaaagtggctagaaaatgattttcgttcccgtgtctgggcactactttttaaatgcacttttgtttagactgtaccctcatggactttgggttaaaagttctccgcaatatatcctgcagttttttgtcacaagcCGTAAATCTATATGaatctaaaattaaaaaatgaaaattctgtgatgctagattcacttgttttatttatcaacattcattttagcaacaCGAAAACTCTCACAAATTGATATTTatacatattaacattttagacaagtcttgatgaattattaccatgcaatgtaaatttagaccatgaaatcttggaaatttgtggggaaaaagcttctactgatttcacatattacacatggtgaattttgccacacacaaacacacgtatatcaatgtaacagcattgtttgacatttacagtgtttacagttgcagggtttcttttcttcttttaacaatgatgcatttgtcatgtaacaatacatgttttttaatagatctcggtctggttttttacacagtacactgtaaacttttatttttgttcaatggatgtttttttagaggatatttcatggttctataacatgtctaatcatcaccatcaccatcacaaacatcatcccatgtagctgtatcttctgtttccttctgaactTTCACACAGTGCTGGCACCTACACAAATCAGTGCAAGACAGTCTTGCTGACATACAGGAACACCTGTCTGTATCACATTTTATTTGCCTTGTTTCCAAGTGCAGTGGACGAACTGCAAAACACTTTGAGGAGCAGGATTTGTAGTCATCCAGGTCACTGTTAACTCCCCATCCTCAATGTGCCATCCACTACCAATGGGTGAGGGTGGACACATAATACCTTTCAGACAATGTCtcattattgctgtttggtagtttgcccttgtgcagtgttggtgtagagcacaggtgtcaaacatgcggcccgggggccaaagggtccagtccggcccttgggatgaattagtgaaatgctaaaattccactaaaatattaacagtccttttagttcaggttccacattcagaccaattcaatctcaaatgggtcagatcagtaaaatcctacccaataacctataaatactcataactccatatttttctctttgtaaatgtaaatattttcctgtatttgcactaaaacaaaatataattttacaaaaaatatgaacaacctgaaatgttttaagagaagtaagtgcaattttaacaatattccacctgttaataaatgttttgtgtatttgtagacctactgggatctgtaagtttt
This genomic window from Sphaeramia orbicularis chromosome 20, fSphaOr1.1, whole genome shotgun sequence contains:
- the LOC115410915 gene encoding mannose-specific lectin-like — protein: MSRNFLSRNDELRRGDYLVSNNGEWKAVFQEDGNFVIYGWKPVWASDTDGSDAIRLCMQADCNLVMYNKKDEPKWHTNTASSSCNMCRLTLTNEGKLTVERECAGLWDSSQSRGMK